From the Montipora capricornis isolate CH-2021 chromosome 2, ASM3666992v2, whole genome shotgun sequence genome, one window contains:
- the LOC138038116 gene encoding histamine H2 receptor-like, with protein sequence MNHTFLSTNVTGEQVKIVCEYIEPLGVQMAPFPQTTLFLAVSVSLCVVNGLLCPLTVFGNVLVFASVLRKASLRNVANSSILCLAFTDLMVGFFVQPSYIIYQASKINARSDNFPCTQLLVYSFSGVICICMSFLTLTLISVERYLAVFYPYCYIERVHTRRVVAVSVAVWLTASAILLGLRFSFGINSNQEIGVISLIILTNFVMTSAVYIKILRLVKRCNAQVVVEMTDNAFNSANGPTELQAQSNHREAKASKTVAFVTGTLFLCFTPTLCTTIVDQAGLARKDLLYHVIYPIAETAVLLNSCLNPGIYVWRNEGIRRSLFELLRTRTL encoded by the coding sequence ATGAATCATACCTTCCTTTCAACAAATGTGACTGGTGAACAAGTCAAGATTGTTTGTGAGTACATTGAACCGCTTGGTGTTCAAATGGCACCGTTTCCACAGACTACCCTCTTTCTCGCTGTATCTGTTTCATTATGCGTTGTAAATGGGCTCCTTTGTCCACTTACAGTCTTTGGAAACGTCCTGGTCTTTGCTTCTGTTCTAAGAAAAGCGAGCCTGAGAAATGTAGCCAATTCATCGATTTTATGCTTAGCCTTCACAGACTTAATGGTTGGATTCTTTGTCCAACCTTCCTATATAATTTATCAAGCTAGCAAGATAAACGCGAGGTCAGACAATTTTCCGTGCACACAGCTACTTGTCTACTCCTTTTCAGGAGTGATTTGCATTTGTATGTCATTTCTTACTCTCACACTGATCTCCGTGGAAAGATACCTTGCGGTATTTTATCCGTACTGTTACATTGAAAGGGTCCATACAAGACGAGTAGTCGCAGTCTCGGTCGCTGTATGGCTTACCGCTAGTGCAATACTACTTGGACTTCGTTTCTCATTTGGCATCAACAGTAACCAAGAAATAGGTGTCATATCATTGATAATATTAACGAATTTCGTCATGACATCAGCGGTTTATATCAAAATACTAAGACTCGTTAAGAGGTGTAACGCACAGGTTGTTGTGGAGATGACCGATAACGCTTTCAATTCTGCCAACGGACCCACCGAACTTCAAGCGCAATCAAACCATCGAGAGGCGAAAGCTTCGAAAACTGTAGCTTTCGTAACGGGAACTTTGTTTTTATGCTTTACGCCGACATTGTGCACCACCATTGTGGACCAGGCGGGTCTTGCGAGGAAGGATCTGTTGTATCACGTGATATATCCCATAGCTGAGACTGCAGTTCTTTTGAACAGTTGCCTTAATCCAGGAATTTACGTGTGGCGAAATGAAGGAATTCGGCGGAGTCTTTTTGAACTGTTAAGAACTCGCACACTGTAA